The window AGCCGCCTCGTCGCGACGGTCCCGCAGGACACGACCGTCGCCTTCGAGTTCGACGTCCGGACCGTCGTCGAGATGGGTCGGAACCCCCACCGCTCGCGGTTCGGCGGCTGGAGCGAGGCCGACACCGAGGCCGTCGCGCGGGCGTTCGAGTGGACCGACACCCGGCAGTTCTCCGACCGCGGGATTTCGACCCTCTCCGGCGGGGAGCGACAGCGCGTCCTCCTCGCGCGGGCGCTCGCCCAGGAGAGCCCGCTCCTGCTCTTGGACGAACCGACGGCGAGCCTCGACATCAACCACCAGGTCCGGACCCTCGAACTGGTCCGAGAACTCGTCGCCCGCGGGAAGACCGCGATCGCGGCGATCCACGACCTGAACCTCGCCGCGCAGTACTGCGACGAACTGCTGTTGCTCTCCGGCGGCGAGGTCGCCGCCGTCGGGCCCCCGGAGTCGGTCCTCACGGAGGACGCACTCGGCGCGGCCTTCGACGCCAACGCCGTCGTCTCCAGGCATCCGGTCACCGGATCGGTGTACGTCACCGCGCTGCCGGAGGGACGCCGCTCGGACGTCGGAGCGGAGAGCGGCCGAGTCCACGTCGTCGGCGGCGGCGGAACCGCCGCGCGGTACCTCTACGTCCTCGACGCCGCGGGCTTCGAGGTGAGCGCCGGCGCGCTCAACGAGGGCGACACCGACGCGGAGGCCGCCAGGAGCCTCGCGCTCGACCTCGTGACCGTCGACCCCTTCGCCGGCGTCGACGCCGCGGCCCGGGAGGCGGTCGAGACGCGGGTCGCCGCCGCCGACTGCGTCCTCGTCGCCGACGTGGAGGTCGGGACCGGTAACCTCCCGAACCTCAGGGCGGCGGCGAACGCCGACAGCGTCGTCCTCGTCGAGGAGCGACCGTTCGCGGAACGGAACTACGTCGGTCCGGAGGCGCGGCGCGTCTACGAGGAACTTCGCGCCCGCGCTCGCGTCGTCGACCCCTCTTCGGTCCCCGCCGCCGTCGCCGCGGCCGTCGAGGAATCGGCGCCCGACGGCTCGACGCCGTCGCAGTCGCGGCCGACCTAGACGGACGGGAACGTCGCTGTCCTCGACGGCGCCCGACCGCCCCGCTTCGGGGGATTCTCGCCCGCCTCCGGACACGTCAATCGAAGAG is drawn from Halobellus limi and contains these coding sequences:
- a CDS encoding ATP-binding cassette domain-containing protein, which encodes MSGPEHGAVDVGVGPRTEVDDPLVEVADLRVGFGGTTVLDGVDAAIDRGTFVGLVGPNGAGKTTLLRTLNGTLTPSSGAVTIDGERIHDLSSKAASRLVATVPQDTTVAFEFDVRTVVEMGRNPHRSRFGGWSEADTEAVARAFEWTDTRQFSDRGISTLSGGERQRVLLARALAQESPLLLLDEPTASLDINHQVRTLELVRELVARGKTAIAAIHDLNLAAQYCDELLLLSGGEVAAVGPPESVLTEDALGAAFDANAVVSRHPVTGSVYVTALPEGRRSDVGAESGRVHVVGGGGTAARYLYVLDAAGFEVSAGALNEGDTDAEAARSLALDLVTVDPFAGVDAAAREAVETRVAAADCVLVADVEVGTGNLPNLRAAANADSVVLVEERPFAERNYVGPEARRVYEELRARARVVDPSSVPAAVAAAVEESAPDGSTPSQSRPT